Within the Nodosilinea sp. FACHB-141 genome, the region ATAAGTCTTAGTCCTACAGAAGATGAATTTCTGCAATGTCTGCATAGAGGGGTCAGCATAAACGTCCTTTTTCTAAATCCTGAAAGTGAGCAGATTCCTAACCTAGCGCGCCTTTTGAATGAGGAAGAAAGTATATTGAGGAATGCTTGTAAAAACAGTGTCGTTCGTGCACTTCGACGTCTTAAGCAATTCCACTCGGATTTAGAATCCCGAAATAAAAATTATCATAGAGCATTCAATGTAAGGGTAACCGAAGATCTACCACGCCTAGGTGCTTATCTTTATGATCCAGAGAAAAGCAGTGGCAAAAGTTTCTTCCTACCATCAGTTAATCGGGTTCCTACGATGAAGCTCCCTATATTTGAATTTCAAAACCTGCCCGAAGGTGTAAGCAGTCTTTACATGAAGGGAATCAGGAAGGAATGGGCAGCAGCAACTACACTCCACAGTTTCCTTACCCAAAATCCCCACCATTTAGAGGAGCATTATCCAACGTTCTTTTTGGATTATCCAGAACACCCTGAGAGCTAATGTCAGTTAATCATGTCTAAAAGGTTGTAGTGACTTTTAAAGGAGCCTTTAAGTCACCTTGGCAGTTGCTCGATCTCAGAGCACTTTAGTGCATTGGTGTGGGGACTCTAATTGGCTAATAAATGGGGCCTTAAGGTGGTTATCAATTGGTAAATACGCTGGTAAGTCGGTGGGGAGAGCTGGGGTAAATGACTGGTGAATTACCCAGAATCACCCAGTGAGTACCCTGTAGGGTACTCACTGGGTAAAAAACTCACGACGATTCAGTTGCTGATTGATCAGGCTTCTTACCTGTAACACCAAAAGGTATTGTGTCATCATCATCATCATCTTCGGGGAAAGACACAAGCTTACAACCACCTTCCGCCGCACGCCTTTCCTGCTGCTCTATCAAATCAGCCACAATAGCATCGACATCGTAGTTAAATTTTTGCGCGTGCACGTCACGCGCTTCGCGTACCTCAGCGATTATTGAGTCTTCCCTTTGATTAACTTGTTCCTTCGACATAATCCCACCAATCCATCAACTCTAAAGGTGTACATATTGAGGGCATTAAATACCCTGCATCACCGCATACCTTACGAATAGCTCGTTCCATCAATGCATTTGCGATATGTTTACAGTTCCACGTAAGCAAAAAATCAATCCCATTAACGGCAGCAAGCGCAATATGAACAGCATCCTCGGCGGCTTTTTGAGGGACTATACGTCGTTCCACCAATTGTTTTGCAAGATCCGCTGCTCTTGCATCAATAGTGAGAGATTCAATTTGAGCAATCAACGAAATTCTCCGATTCCGGGCTTCGTCATCACCTATATTCGCCTCCTGGTACACCAATTCCGAAACAAATAATCGGTAATGGGCTCTCTGAAGCGTCCACCACTCAGACGTAATTTCTTGATGAGCGGCTATAACTAAATCCCGACTACCCTTGCTCGCCAAATAGCTCACAACACTTGTTTCAATATATACAAACGGCTTTCTAGTCATATTCATATTCGACCCTGTGTAGATAGACTCCTCCGATAAACAAGGAACCATCTGTTCAATCAAGGCGAGGCCCCCGCATAGAGGGAGCCTCGCCACTTAATCATTCACAACTTTAGTACTCGCTCGGTAACAGAAGAACTCCGGTGCTTGGCCTTAAGAAACCCAAGTCCTCGTCGCCATTCTTCTTTGAGCGGGCCTCCCAGTGGCACCACATATGGGCTAAGTAAAAGCGCATCTGTGAAAGCGGAAAGTCTGTGTAGCCGATTGTTTGTTCAACGACTACATCATTTTCATCGCGCTCACATCGCATCACCGCACCAGAACCGTGCTTATCCTTCTCAAACGTCCAGAACTGCATATCCTGAAGCCTCTTATTCTTCTTCACCTTCGGATCCGTTTGCCAAGAACCAATCACGGTGAGCATCCAGAGAGCCTGGCCACGGTGCACCACGTGGCGCACTCCGTCGGTGTAGACAAACGGATGCCACGGCATTCCCGTTTTCCAGTACTGTTCAGTGCATCTGAACTGGCGAAGGTCTTCCTCTCGAAGCGAACCCTCGGTATAGTCAGCAGTCATAGCAATGCCTTTTTTTGGGGCCATCCATAGTCGGTTGTGCGCTTGTGGATGGCCTCGTTTCTTTCTTTGGGCTCACTTCCGAAACTCGTTTTCGGAAAGTGTGCCGCGCACACTTTCCTTAACAGCTGGATTTTTTAAGGCTGGGTGAATCGTCAAGGGGAAGCTTCACTAGAGAATTTTGGGGGGTACCCGCATGGAGCGAAGCGACAGGTGGGGGGAGCCAAAATTGTCTAGTGAAGTCCCTTGACGAGAGGGGCCGCCGTAGAGGCCCCTTTCCTAAAGGAAGCGTCCACACAAAGAACAGCAGTGGAAAGCGACCA harbors:
- a CDS encoding type II toxin-antitoxin system VapC family toxin, which encodes MNMTRKPFVYIETSVVSYLASKGSRDLVIAAHQEITSEWWTLQRAHYRLFVSELVYQEANIGDDEARNRRISLIAQIESLTIDARAADLAKQLVERRIVPQKAAEDAVHIALAAVNGIDFLLTWNCKHIANALMERAIRKVCGDAGYLMPSICTPLELMDWWDYVEGTS
- a CDS encoding DUF6876 family protein, with the translated sequence MTADYTEGSLREEDLRQFRCTEQYWKTGMPWHPFVYTDGVRHVVHRGQALWMLTVIGSWQTDPKVKKNKRLQDMQFWTFEKDKHGSGAVMRCERDENDVVVEQTIGYTDFPLSQMRFYLAHMWCHWEARSKKNGDEDLGFLRPSTGVLLLPSEY